The Arachis hypogaea cultivar Tifrunner chromosome 19, arahy.Tifrunner.gnm2.J5K5, whole genome shotgun sequence genome has a window encoding:
- the LOC112775542 gene encoding uncharacterized protein: MEGSAEDLGAPESWEVADLDESMNRLKLSLSRNKPNLEPGADDDDAPPPPQQPPPPPSSSSASSSCYSSGSERVSDDVINQVDQFLREAIQNPRERLSILRMEQDVEKFIRDPSQQQLEFQQLPTSYLRLAAHRVAQHYSLQSMVLMDNSLPDGSGSRIIVRKTSECKLPAIRLADIPVKLSSENSAVMNVKVAIKQRPQKRTQVLSNANSNSAKNNSSKSVEERKEEYNRARARIFSSSNNGGGTVVGKPECEPKQEDNSMKGSLVVQRVEDKSSSVADVSSSRGPVESSTNTSRARSRTEKEAVGRYRQSNNRVAIFRDREIDRKDPDYDRSYDRYMQRFDPGFGFNGGSYPIQPMYTPVVNYNTEFPQLGSTHGPQLSTEHQPRPLPQHIPGPWAAQSTPAGIGYGHPETMMSPFNPSQVGAHPSSTMYLHSSQYPCQRPGMPFLHHEHVHQPFAQSHQPPPDASFGLARPR, encoded by the exons ATGGAGGGCTCTGCGGAGGATCTGGGAGCCCCGGAGTCATGGGAGGTGGCCGATTTGGACGAATCCATGAACCGTTTGAAGCTCTCTCTCTCCCGCAACAAACCTAACCTCGAACCCGGTGCTGATGATGACGATGCTCCTCCACCGCCGCAACAACCACCTCCTCCGCCTTCTTCCTCCTCTGCTTCGTCTTCGTGTTATTCTTCGGGCTCCGAGAGGGTCTCCGATGACGTCATCAACCAAGTCGATCAGTTCCTCCGTGAAGCCATTCAGAACCCTCGCGAACGCCTTTCGA TTTTGCGTATGGAGCAAGATGTTGAGAAGTTTATTCGTGATCCTAGTCAGCAGCAGCTTGAATTCCAGCAGCTCCCGACATCCTACTTGCGGTTGGCTGCACACCGGGTGGCTCAGCATTACTCATTACAGTCAATGGTTTTAATGGATAATAGCCTACCTGATGGTTCGGGGTCAAGAATTATTGTTCGCAAAACTTCTGAATGTAAGCTTCCTGCTATTCGCCTTGCAGATATACCAGTAAAGTTATCATCAGAAAACAGTGCTGTTATGAATGTGAAGGTTGCAATTAAACAGAGACCACAGAAGCGGACTCAGGTTCTCAGCAATGCAAACTCAAACTCAGCGAAGAATAATAGCTCTAAAAGTGTGGAAGAGAGAAAAGAGGAGTATAATAGGGCTCGTGCTAGGATATTTAGTTCAAGTAATAATGGCGGTGGTACTGTAGTTGGGAAGCCAGAATGTGAACCAAAGCAGGAGGATAACTCAATGAAAGGTTCCTTGGTAGTTCAACGGGTGGAAGATAAGTCTTCTTCTGTAGCTGATGTAAGTTCCAGTAGAGGCCCGGTAGAGTCTTCAACTAATACTAGTAGGGCTAGAAGTAGGACAGAGAAAGAGGCAGTTGGTAGGTACCGGCAAAGTAATAATAGGGTGGCTATATTTCGGGACCGTGAGATTGACCGCAAGGATCCTGATTATGACAGGAGCTATGATAG GTACATGCAAAGGTTTGATCCTGGCTTTGGGTTCAATGGTGGGTCATACCCGATCCAGCCTATGTATACACCAGTAGTAAATTACAACACCGAGTTTCCACAGCTTGGGTCCACCCATGGACCCCAGCTTTCTACTGAACACCAACCACGACCTCTTCCGCAGCATATACCTGGGCCATGGGCAGCACAATCAACACCTGCTGGAATTGGATATGGACATCCAGAGACCATGATGTCACCATTTAATCCTAGCCAAGTTGGTGCACATCCCTCATCAACCATGTATCTGCATTCATCTCAGTATCCCTGTCAGCGCCCTGGAATgccctttctccatcatgaacATGTTCACCAACCCTTTGCACAG TCTCATCAACCTCCGCCTGATGCAAGTTTTGGATTGGCCCGGCCCCGGTGA
- the LOC112776356 gene encoding uncharacterized protein isoform X1: MEGSAYDLRLGAPHELDLTDLDHSMNRLNLSVSSSDPHHDHAPPQPQPPPPTSISDDVINHVDQFLRDAIHNPRERLSVLRIEEDIEKFIDDPSQQQLEFHRLPTSYLRLAAHRVAQHYSLPSMVLVDNTSPDGSGSRIIIHKTSECKMPLVRLADIPVKLSSEDNPAAVMKVAIKQRPNKQIQILGNANSNSVKSSNSKSMEERKDEYNRARERIFSSSSNGAIVGGKPECDLRKQDKTTVASLGVSRVEGKAASVAEINYCRGLVESSTNCSRSRSRTEKEQVGRYSQHNRVAIFRDREVDRKDPDYNRSYDSRYMQRFDPGFGFNGGFYAMQPMYTSVVNYNTEFPQLGSTHGPQLSSEHHSQPLLQHIPGPWAPPSIPGVRYGHPDTIMPPFNPSHFPGHSTMHLHSSQYSRQQPVPFIHHDPVHQPFAQYHQLPPDACFGLTRPR; the protein is encoded by the exons atggaGGGCTCTGCATATGACCTGCGCCTCGGAGCCCCCCATGAGTTGGACCTCACCGATCTAGATCATTCAATGAATCGGTTGAACCTTTCTGTCTCCTCCAGCGACCCTCATCATGATCATGCTCCGCCACAGCCACAACCACCTCCTCCTACTTCCATTTCTGATGACGTCATCAACCACGTCGACCAGTTCCTCCGCGATGCCATTCACAACCCTCGTGAACGCCTTTCCG TATTGCGGATAGAGGAAGATATTGAGAAGTTCATTGATGATCCTAGCCAACAGCAGCTTGAATTTCACCGGCTGCCAACGTCCTATTTACGGCTGGCCGCCCACCGCGTGGCTCAGCATTACTCGCTGCCCTCGATGGTTTTAGTGGATAATACCTCCCCAGATGGTTCTGGCTCAAGAATTATCATCCACAAAACATCTGAATGCAAGATGCCGCTTGTTCGCCTCGCCGACATCCCTGTAAAACTATCATCGGAAGACAATCCTGCTGCTGTTATGAAAGTGGCCATCAAACAGAGGCCAAACAAGCAGATACAAATTCTTGGCAATGCGAATTCCAACTCAGTGAAGAGTAGCAACTCCAAAAGTATGGAAGAGAGAAAAGATGAGTATAATAGGGCTCGTGAAAGGATATTTAGTTCTAGCAGTAATGGTGCTATTGTAGGTGGGAAGCCAGAATGTGACTTGAGGAAGCAGGATAAGACTACAGTTGCTTCCTTGGGGGTTTCTAGGGTAGAAGGAAAAGCTGCTTCGGTAGCGGAGATCAATTATTGTAGAGGGCTGGTTGAGTCTTCAACTAATTGTAGCAGGTCTAGAAGTAGGACAGAGAAGGAGCAAGTTGGTAGATACAGCCAACATAATAGGGTGGCTATCTTTCGGGATCGTGAAGTTGATCGCAAGGATCCTGATTACAACAGGAGCTATGATAG TAGGTATATGCAAAGATTTGATCCTGGGTTTGGGTTCAATGGAGGGTTTTATGCCATGCAACCAATGTATACATCAGTAGTAAATTATAATACTGAGTTTCCACAGCTTGGATCCACTCATGGACCCCAGCTTTCTTCTGAACaccattcccaacctcttctGCAGCACATACCTGGTCCATGGGCCCCGCCATCCATACCTGGAGTGCGATATGGACATCCAGACACCATCATGCCACCATTTAATCCTAGTCATTTTCCTGGACATTCGACTATGCACTTGCATTCATCTCAATATTCTCGTCAGCAACCAGTTCCTTTCATCCATCATGATCCTGTTCACCAACCCTTTGCACAG TATCATCAACTACCTCCTGATGCATGTTTTGGATTGACCCGGCCCCGGTGA
- the LOC112776356 gene encoding uncharacterized protein isoform X2, which translates to MEGSAYDLRLGAPHELDLTDLDHSMNRLNLSVSSSDPHHDHAPPQPQPPPPTSISDDVINHVDQFLRDAIHNPRERLSVLRIEEDIEKFIDDPSQQQLEFHRLPTSYLRLAAHRVAQHYSLPSMVLVDNTSPDGSGSRIIIHKTSECKMPLVRLADIPVKLSSEDNPAAVMKVAIKQRPNKQIQILGNANSNSVKSSNSKSMEERKDEYNRARERIFSSSSNGAIVGGKPECDLRKQDKTTVASLGVSRVEGKAASVAEINYCRGLVESSTNCSRSRSRTEKEQVGRYSQHNRVAIFRDREVDRKDPDYNRSYDRYMQRFDPGFGFNGGFYAMQPMYTSVVNYNTEFPQLGSTHGPQLSSEHHSQPLLQHIPGPWAPPSIPGVRYGHPDTIMPPFNPSHFPGHSTMHLHSSQYSRQQPVPFIHHDPVHQPFAQYHQLPPDACFGLTRPR; encoded by the exons atggaGGGCTCTGCATATGACCTGCGCCTCGGAGCCCCCCATGAGTTGGACCTCACCGATCTAGATCATTCAATGAATCGGTTGAACCTTTCTGTCTCCTCCAGCGACCCTCATCATGATCATGCTCCGCCACAGCCACAACCACCTCCTCCTACTTCCATTTCTGATGACGTCATCAACCACGTCGACCAGTTCCTCCGCGATGCCATTCACAACCCTCGTGAACGCCTTTCCG TATTGCGGATAGAGGAAGATATTGAGAAGTTCATTGATGATCCTAGCCAACAGCAGCTTGAATTTCACCGGCTGCCAACGTCCTATTTACGGCTGGCCGCCCACCGCGTGGCTCAGCATTACTCGCTGCCCTCGATGGTTTTAGTGGATAATACCTCCCCAGATGGTTCTGGCTCAAGAATTATCATCCACAAAACATCTGAATGCAAGATGCCGCTTGTTCGCCTCGCCGACATCCCTGTAAAACTATCATCGGAAGACAATCCTGCTGCTGTTATGAAAGTGGCCATCAAACAGAGGCCAAACAAGCAGATACAAATTCTTGGCAATGCGAATTCCAACTCAGTGAAGAGTAGCAACTCCAAAAGTATGGAAGAGAGAAAAGATGAGTATAATAGGGCTCGTGAAAGGATATTTAGTTCTAGCAGTAATGGTGCTATTGTAGGTGGGAAGCCAGAATGTGACTTGAGGAAGCAGGATAAGACTACAGTTGCTTCCTTGGGGGTTTCTAGGGTAGAAGGAAAAGCTGCTTCGGTAGCGGAGATCAATTATTGTAGAGGGCTGGTTGAGTCTTCAACTAATTGTAGCAGGTCTAGAAGTAGGACAGAGAAGGAGCAAGTTGGTAGATACAGCCAACATAATAGGGTGGCTATCTTTCGGGATCGTGAAGTTGATCGCAAGGATCCTGATTACAACAGGAGCTATGATAG GTATATGCAAAGATTTGATCCTGGGTTTGGGTTCAATGGAGGGTTTTATGCCATGCAACCAATGTATACATCAGTAGTAAATTATAATACTGAGTTTCCACAGCTTGGATCCACTCATGGACCCCAGCTTTCTTCTGAACaccattcccaacctcttctGCAGCACATACCTGGTCCATGGGCCCCGCCATCCATACCTGGAGTGCGATATGGACATCCAGACACCATCATGCCACCATTTAATCCTAGTCATTTTCCTGGACATTCGACTATGCACTTGCATTCATCTCAATATTCTCGTCAGCAACCAGTTCCTTTCATCCATCATGATCCTGTTCACCAACCCTTTGCACAG TATCATCAACTACCTCCTGATGCATGTTTTGGATTGACCCGGCCCCGGTGA
- the LOC112776356 gene encoding uncharacterized protein isoform X4, whose amino-acid sequence MEGSAYDLRLGAPHELDLTDLDHSMNRLNLSVSSSDPHHDHAPPQPQPPPPTSISDDVINHVDQFLRDAIHNPRERLSVLRIEEDIEKFIDDPSQQQLEFHRLPTSYLRLAAHRVAQHYSLPSMVLVDNTSPDGSGSRIIIHKTSECKMPLVRLADIPVKLSSEDNPAAVMKVAIKQRPNKQIQILGNANSNSVKSSNSKSMEERKDEYNRARERIFSSSSNGAIVGGKPECDLRKQDKTTVASLGVSRVEGKAASVAEINYCRGLVESSTNCSRSRSRTEKEQVGRYSQHNRVAIFRDREVDRKDPDYNRSYDSTYLVHGPRHPYLECDMDIQTPSCHHLILVIFLDIRLCTCIHLNILVSNQFLSSIMILFTNPLHSIINYLLMHVLD is encoded by the exons atggaGGGCTCTGCATATGACCTGCGCCTCGGAGCCCCCCATGAGTTGGACCTCACCGATCTAGATCATTCAATGAATCGGTTGAACCTTTCTGTCTCCTCCAGCGACCCTCATCATGATCATGCTCCGCCACAGCCACAACCACCTCCTCCTACTTCCATTTCTGATGACGTCATCAACCACGTCGACCAGTTCCTCCGCGATGCCATTCACAACCCTCGTGAACGCCTTTCCG TATTGCGGATAGAGGAAGATATTGAGAAGTTCATTGATGATCCTAGCCAACAGCAGCTTGAATTTCACCGGCTGCCAACGTCCTATTTACGGCTGGCCGCCCACCGCGTGGCTCAGCATTACTCGCTGCCCTCGATGGTTTTAGTGGATAATACCTCCCCAGATGGTTCTGGCTCAAGAATTATCATCCACAAAACATCTGAATGCAAGATGCCGCTTGTTCGCCTCGCCGACATCCCTGTAAAACTATCATCGGAAGACAATCCTGCTGCTGTTATGAAAGTGGCCATCAAACAGAGGCCAAACAAGCAGATACAAATTCTTGGCAATGCGAATTCCAACTCAGTGAAGAGTAGCAACTCCAAAAGTATGGAAGAGAGAAAAGATGAGTATAATAGGGCTCGTGAAAGGATATTTAGTTCTAGCAGTAATGGTGCTATTGTAGGTGGGAAGCCAGAATGTGACTTGAGGAAGCAGGATAAGACTACAGTTGCTTCCTTGGGGGTTTCTAGGGTAGAAGGAAAAGCTGCTTCGGTAGCGGAGATCAATTATTGTAGAGGGCTGGTTGAGTCTTCAACTAATTGTAGCAGGTCTAGAAGTAGGACAGAGAAGGAGCAAGTTGGTAGATACAGCCAACATAATAGGGTGGCTATCTTTCGGGATCGTGAAGTTGATCGCAAGGATCCTGATTACAACAGGAGCTATGATAG CACATACCTGGTCCATGGGCCCCGCCATCCATACCTGGAGTGCGATATGGACATCCAGACACCATCATGCCACCATTTAATCCTAGTCATTTTCCTGGACATTCGACTATGCACTTGCATTCATCTCAATATTCTCGTCAGCAACCAGTTCCTTTCATCCATCATGATCCTGTTCACCAACCCTTTGCACAG TATCATCAACTACCTCCTGATGCATGTTTTGGATTGA
- the LOC112776356 gene encoding uncharacterized protein isoform X3, translating to MEGSAYDLRLGAPHELDLTDLDHSMNRLNLSVSSSDPHHDHAPPQPQPPPPTSISDDVINHVDQFLRDAIHNPRERLSVLRIEEDIEKFIDDPSQQQLEFHRLPTSYLRLAAHRVAQHYSLPSMVLVDNTSPDGSGSRIIIHKTSECKMPLVRLADIPVKLSSEDNPAAVMKVAIKQRPNKQIQILGNANSNSVKSSNSKSMEERKDEYNRARERIFSSSSNGAIVGGKPECDLRKQDKTTVASLGVSRVEGKAASVAEINYCRGLVESSTNCSRSRSRTEKEQVGRYSQHNRVAIFRDREVDRKDPDYNRSYDSLDPLMDPSFLLNTIPNLFCSTYLVHGPRHPYLECDMDIQTPSCHHLILVIFLDIRLCTCIHLNILVSNQFLSSIMILFTNPLHSIINYLLMHVLD from the exons atggaGGGCTCTGCATATGACCTGCGCCTCGGAGCCCCCCATGAGTTGGACCTCACCGATCTAGATCATTCAATGAATCGGTTGAACCTTTCTGTCTCCTCCAGCGACCCTCATCATGATCATGCTCCGCCACAGCCACAACCACCTCCTCCTACTTCCATTTCTGATGACGTCATCAACCACGTCGACCAGTTCCTCCGCGATGCCATTCACAACCCTCGTGAACGCCTTTCCG TATTGCGGATAGAGGAAGATATTGAGAAGTTCATTGATGATCCTAGCCAACAGCAGCTTGAATTTCACCGGCTGCCAACGTCCTATTTACGGCTGGCCGCCCACCGCGTGGCTCAGCATTACTCGCTGCCCTCGATGGTTTTAGTGGATAATACCTCCCCAGATGGTTCTGGCTCAAGAATTATCATCCACAAAACATCTGAATGCAAGATGCCGCTTGTTCGCCTCGCCGACATCCCTGTAAAACTATCATCGGAAGACAATCCTGCTGCTGTTATGAAAGTGGCCATCAAACAGAGGCCAAACAAGCAGATACAAATTCTTGGCAATGCGAATTCCAACTCAGTGAAGAGTAGCAACTCCAAAAGTATGGAAGAGAGAAAAGATGAGTATAATAGGGCTCGTGAAAGGATATTTAGTTCTAGCAGTAATGGTGCTATTGTAGGTGGGAAGCCAGAATGTGACTTGAGGAAGCAGGATAAGACTACAGTTGCTTCCTTGGGGGTTTCTAGGGTAGAAGGAAAAGCTGCTTCGGTAGCGGAGATCAATTATTGTAGAGGGCTGGTTGAGTCTTCAACTAATTGTAGCAGGTCTAGAAGTAGGACAGAGAAGGAGCAAGTTGGTAGATACAGCCAACATAATAGGGTGGCTATCTTTCGGGATCGTGAAGTTGATCGCAAGGATCCTGATTACAACAGGAGCTATGATAG CTTGGATCCACTCATGGACCCCAGCTTTCTTCTGAACaccattcccaacctcttctGCAGCACATACCTGGTCCATGGGCCCCGCCATCCATACCTGGAGTGCGATATGGACATCCAGACACCATCATGCCACCATTTAATCCTAGTCATTTTCCTGGACATTCGACTATGCACTTGCATTCATCTCAATATTCTCGTCAGCAACCAGTTCCTTTCATCCATCATGATCCTGTTCACCAACCCTTTGCACAG TATCATCAACTACCTCCTGATGCATGTTTTGGATTGA
- the LOC112778924 gene encoding uncharacterized protein produces MSDAWTDKRQRSIINFLVNSPAGTMFLKSIDASDYVKTGEKMFELLDGIVEEIGEQNVVQVVTDNESNYVLAGKLLMEKRPNLFWTPCAAHCLDLMLEDIGKLPLIQKTIKSAISLVSFTYSHSSTLSMLRQFTNGKELVRHAVTRFATSFLSLERLYKEKGNLRRMFTSDEWVRNKLSREAKGREATKIVIRPSFWNHVKYTLKIMRPLVWVLRLVDGEKKPPMGYIYEAMEKAKECIIKTFSNDVSKYSEVFKIVDNRWNCQLHRPLHAAGHFLNPDLFYDNPRIELDLEVTKGWFECITRLVPSIAVQEKILEEQTLYKSGYGLFGSSFAKSQRKKISPAFWWWTYGHEAPNMRDLAIKILSLTCSASGCERNWSIFEHIHTKKRNRLDHERMESLVFIKYNQQLIERYNLKDEVDPIALNDIDECNEWLVGEIGTATFRDDDNMDEDADLVHQDDNTLSWNLVFEAMGGHEPTTHTRRQQHRKRKEPATARGGAKGGPSNPPFPSFSATPSAIILWRIFGSPL; encoded by the exons ATGTCAGATGCTTGGACGGATAAGAGACAACGGAGCATTATCAATTTTCTTGTAAACTCTCCTGCTGGGACAATGTTTTTGAAGTCAATTGATGCCTCTGATTATGTGAAGACGGGTGAAAAAATGTTTGAGCTTCTTGATGGTATTGTTGAGGAAATTGGGGAGCAAAATGTTGTTCAAGTTGTAACTGACAACGAGAGCAACTATGTTCTAGCCGGTAAGTTGCTGATGGAGAAAAGACCGAATTTGTTTTGGACCCCGTGTGCTGCCCATTGTTTGGATTTGATGCTTGAAGACATTGGGAAGTTACCGTTAATCCAAAAAACCATAAAAAGTGCCATTTCTTTGGTTAGCTTCACTTATAGCCACTCTAGCACTTTATCCATGTTGAGACAATTCACAAATGGCAAGGAATTGGTGAGGCATGCAGTCACCCGATTTGCCACTTCATTTCTCTCTTTGGAAAGGCTTTATAAGGAGAAAGGAAATCTAAGAAGAATGTTCACTTCGGATGAGTGGGTAAGGAATAAGTTGTCAAGGGAGGCAAAGGGGAGGGAGGCAACAAAGATTGTTATTAGGCCCTCCTTTTGGAATCATGTCAAGTACACCCTTAAGATCATGAGGCCTCTTGTTTGGGTGCTTCGACTTGTTGATGGGGAGAAGAAGCCGCCAATGGGTTATATATATGAAGCAATGGAAAAGGCAAAGGAATGCATCATAAAAACATTTTCTAATGATGTGAGCAAATATTCTGAAGTTTTTAAAATCGTTGACAACAGATGGAATTGCCAACTTCATCGTCCGTTGCATGCAGCTGGTCATTTTCTGAATCCGGATTTGTTTTATGATAATCCTCGCATTGAATTGGATTTAGAAGTTACAAAGGGATGGTTTGAGTGCATCACTAGATTGGTGCCAAGTATAGCTGTGCAAGAGAAGATATTGGAGGAGCAAACACTATATAAGTCCGGCTATGGACTTTTTGGATCATCCTTTGCAAAATCTCAGAGGAAAAAGATTTCACCCG caTTTTGGTGGTGGACATATGGGCATGAAGCTCCAAACATGCGAGACCTTGCTATCAAGATCTTGAGCTTGACTTGTAGTGCTTCTGGATGTGAACGCAATTGGAGTATATTTGAGCATATTCATACTAAGAaaagaaataggcttgatcatGAAAGGATGGAGAGCTTGGTCTTCATAAAGTATAACCAACAACTCATCGAGAGGTACAACCTTAAAGATGAAGTTGACCCTATTGCACTCAATGACATTGATGAGTGTAATGAGTGGTTAGTGGGAGAAATTGGGACTGCCACCTTTCGAGATGATGATAATATGGATGAAGATGCTGATTTGGTTCATCAAGATGACAACACTTTGAGTTGGAACCTTGTTTTTGAAGCAATGGGAGGACATGAGCCTACGACACATACTAGAAGACAAcaacatagaaaaagaaaagaacctgCAACTGCAAGAGGTGGTGCAAAGGGTGGACCAA GTAATCCGCCATTTCCGTCATTTTCCGCAACGCCATCCGCTATAATTTTATGGCGGATTTTTGGCTCACCGCTATGA